The genomic stretch CGGTGGCAAGCATCGGTTCAGACTCATAAATACCTTAATATTCCTTAAATTGTTTATATTAGCTTCTGCCTTTCATTAGAGAAGATGCAAAGAATCCGATATTCCCGTTATTTAAAGTCAATTATCATATTGCTTGACCTTCTGGTTCTTGCAGCAGTATTTGTATTGTATTTTTTAAATACTTCACGAGGTTTGTCAGACAATCAGGAATTATGGTCGGAATCTGCTTTTCCTTTACTTCTCGTTATGTCATTCTGGGTTTTACTAAGCGGAAGAACCAGAATTTACAACATATCCAGAAACCTTACCTATATACTTTTTGTAGAGCGCATTATTATTCATTTTCTCTTATTTATAATAGGCTTGGTATTGATTCGGAAAGTGAGCGGCAATCAATTTTTTGGTTCCGAACTTACCTGGCTATCACTTTACCTTTTCGTTTTTATATTTACATTAAAATCTGCTGTTTACTTCTTGATAAGATATATCAGAACAATGGGAGTCAACCACCGAAATGTGATGTTTCTAAGTGAGAATAAATCAACGGAGGTTTTAAAGAAAATTATTGAAGACAGAAAAGATTTTGGGTACAAAATATTTAATTATACTTCATCTGAGCTAGATACCGAAAATCTTGTTGAATTTTGGAAAAAAAATGGAATTCACACCTTATTTATTCCGACAGAAAATTCATTCACCAATGAGATGGAAGACAAGATGTTCAAATTGGCAGAAGCCAACAAAGTTCATATTTCTTTGATCCCGAGTATTTCGAAGAACAATTTTTTCTTTTATGACTTAGGATATATTCAAACCCAGCCCGTTTTAACTCAGGCAAAGTATCCTTTAGATTATTATTCTAATTTTTTTCTGAAGAGAACTTTTGATATTATTTTTTCGGTCTTGGTTTTGCTATTAATTTGTTCGTGGCTATTTCCCATTATTGCAATTTTAATTAAAAGAAATTCTAAAGGACCTGTATTTTTTGTTCAGAAAAGATATGGTTTTCATGAGGAAATTTTTAATTGCATTAAATTCAGAACAATGGTTGTGAATGAAGATTCTACATCAAAAACTACAGGTGTAAATGATTCGAGAATTACCAAAATAGGAAAGTTTTTAAGGAAAACCAGTCTTGACGAAATGCCGCAGTTTATCAATGTTTTGAAAGGTGAAATGTCTATTGTAGGACCCAGACCACACATGCTGGCGGTTGATAACTATTACAAACCCAAAATAGGAAGATACAGCTTGAGAAGTTTGGTAAATCCCGGAATTACGGGCTTAGCTCAAGTAAATGGTTTAAGAGGTGATGCGGGAAATGTAGAAATAGAAATGAACAAGAGAATTCTTGCCGACGCATTCTATATTAGAAACTGGAGTTTTACTCTGGATATAGTCATTATTTTAAAAACCATTTTATTAGTAATTATAGGAGATAAAAATGCAAAATAAGACGAGGTTTTTGTTACAATCAATTTTAGATTTTTAGCATCAAAACAAAGGTTCAGCCTTAACCTCAATCTTAAATAAATTAAATAAAAATAGTCTAATTTAGCAGAATGTTAAAAAAGTTTTTTACAGCCATAGGAGAATACATGATTCTTATCGGTAAATCTCTTCAAAAGCCTCAGAAAATGAGAGTTTTTTGGAAGCTTTTTATGCGAGAAATCAATGATTTGGGAGTCAACTCTTTTGGGTTGGTTATATTCACATCTATTTTCGTCGGAGCCGTAGTTGCCATTCAGATGTTTAACAATTTTGATGCATCATCTTTCCCAATTCCTCCATCTTTTGTGGGATACGCAACCAAAGCAGTTTTAGTTCTGGAGTTTGCTCCTACTATTATCAGCTTAATTTTGGCGGGAAAAGTAGGTTCATATATTGCCTCTACCATTGGTACTATGCGTGTCTCTGAGCAGATTGATGCTTTAGACATTATGGGAGTTAACTCACCCAATTTTTTAATTTTACCTAAAATTATAGCCTGTCTTATATTTAATCCGCTTTTAATTGCACTCAGTATCGTTTTTGGTATTGGTGGAGGTTATATCGCCGGAATACTTACCGGTAACTGGACGACTGCAGATTATATCTCAGGTATCCAAATGTACATGCCCAACCTTTTCATTATTTATGCATTTACCAAAACTATTGTTTTTGCATTTGTGATTGCAACCGTTCCCTCTTATTTCGGTTATTTTGTAAAAGGAGGTTCACTGGAAGTTGGTAGAGCAAGTACACAAGCGGTGGTTTGGACGATGGTATTTATCATTATTTCCGAATTAATTTTAACACAATTAATATTAAGCTAATGATTGAGGTAAAAGATCTTAAAAAGAGTTTTGGTGATGTTGAAGTGCTTAAAGGAATTTCAACCACTTTTGAAAAAGGAAAAACGAATCTTATTATAGGCCAGAGTGGATCCGGGAAAACCGTTTTCCTAAAAAGTTTATTGAATGTTTATCAACCTTCATCAGGGGAAATTTTGTTTGATGGCAGAGATATAAATGTAATGAACCGTGAAGAAAAACAGCATTTAAGATCTGAAATCGGCACCCTATTTCAGGGAAGTGCTTTGTTTGATTCTTTGACTGTTGAAGAAAATATCATGTTTCCACTTGATATGTTTACCAATTTAACCTTCAGAGAAAAGAAAAGAAGAGTTTTTGAGGTTATCGGAAGAGTACATTTAGATAAAGCTAACAGAAAGTTTCCGTCTGAAATTTCCGGAGGGATGCAAAAACGTGTGGCAATTGCCAGAGCGATTGTAAACCACCCAAAATATCTGTTTTGTGATGAGCCAAATTCAGGATTAGATCCTTATACATCCAACGTAATTGATGATTTATTGCTTGAAATCACCAAAGAATACAATACTACAACCATCATCAACACTCACGATATGAACTCGGTAATGACCATTGGCGAGAAAATTGTATATCTGAGATTGGGCATAAAAGAATGGGAAGGCAATAAAGACATTCTGATTACTGCAGGCAATAAAAATCTGATCGATTTCGTTTATTCATCAGAATTATTCAAAGAATTGAGAGAATATTTATTGGAGAATAATAAGACAATTGAAAATACTATTACAAAAATAGACGACAATGAAAAAATTAATTAGTGCAGCATTTATAGGATTTTCTGTTTTTGCATCAGCGCAAATTTCACTGGCAGGAAAAGCAAATGTATTGATTCCTACAAGCTCAGCTTCTTGGAAGAATCTTAAAACTGCAGCAACTAATGCTGTAGAACAAAAAGGTAAAAACATTACAGGTTTTAACGTAGGTTTATCTTTAAAAATCGATTTGCCAACAGCTTTATACGTAATGCCGGAGATTTATTATACCAATTTCAGCAATGAAGTTACCGTACAAAATGACGTGAATGCAGCTCAGACTACCATTAAGGCCAAAAACAGCAGAGTAGATATTCCTGTTTTGGTTGGGGTGAATGTATTGGGAGATTTACTAAGTGCTTATGCCGGACCTGTTGGAAGTTTCAATTTAGCTAAAAGCGATAATTTTGATAACTTTGTACAGAAAGTAGACGCTAAAGAGTTTACAGTTGGTTACCAATTGGGTGTACAAAGTGAAATTAAGAAGATTATTCTTTCAGCAAGATACGAAGGAGCTTTTTCTAAAGACCAAAGAAAATTCATCAACAACGTTGCAGGATCAAGTCAGGAAATTAATTATGACAACAGATCAAGCTTATTTCTGTTAGGTTTAGGATATAAATTCTAATTAGAAATTATTTAAACATAAAAAATCCTCAAATTAAATTTGAGGATTTTCTTGTTTATTTTCTCTTTCTATTTGTTCTTGTTTTTTAACAATTTCTGCAGCCTTTTTTTCTAACTCTTCTTTTTCCTGTTGAAGACGTTTAAATTCTCTTCTTTTTTCTTCAGCTTTTATAGCAGATCCTTTGCTGATATAACCGGTCATACCACCGATAATCAAGCCAATTCCTATGCCTGCCATTACACCCATCATATGAGATAATGTAATTTTTTCAGCTGTAAAATCTGTTGTCAGGTAAAAAAGCAGCACAGATACTGCAAGAAGAACTAAGCCTGTAATCGAAATACTTTTCATAATCGTGTTTTTTAATGGTAAATATTCATTTTTATAAATTTAATAATAAATTCTGATAAAATACTCCGTTTAAACCATTATTATAATGAAAACTTAAAGTATTTACATTAAATCTTTCCGCCA from Chryseobacterium indoltheticum encodes the following:
- a CDS encoding exopolysaccharide biosynthesis polyprenyl glycosylphosphotransferase; its protein translation is MQRIRYSRYLKSIIILLDLLVLAAVFVLYFLNTSRGLSDNQELWSESAFPLLLVMSFWVLLSGRTRIYNISRNLTYILFVERIIIHFLLFIIGLVLIRKVSGNQFFGSELTWLSLYLFVFIFTLKSAVYFLIRYIRTMGVNHRNVMFLSENKSTEVLKKIIEDRKDFGYKIFNYTSSELDTENLVEFWKKNGIHTLFIPTENSFTNEMEDKMFKLAEANKVHISLIPSISKNNFFFYDLGYIQTQPVLTQAKYPLDYYSNFFLKRTFDIIFSVLVLLLICSWLFPIIAILIKRNSKGPVFFVQKRYGFHEEIFNCIKFRTMVVNEDSTSKTTGVNDSRITKIGKFLRKTSLDEMPQFINVLKGEMSIVGPRPHMLAVDNYYKPKIGRYSLRSLVNPGITGLAQVNGLRGDAGNVEIEMNKRILADAFYIRNWSFTLDIVIILKTILLVIIGDKNAK
- a CDS encoding MlaE family ABC transporter permease, whose translation is MLKKFFTAIGEYMILIGKSLQKPQKMRVFWKLFMREINDLGVNSFGLVIFTSIFVGAVVAIQMFNNFDASSFPIPPSFVGYATKAVLVLEFAPTIISLILAGKVGSYIASTIGTMRVSEQIDALDIMGVNSPNFLILPKIIACLIFNPLLIALSIVFGIGGGYIAGILTGNWTTADYISGIQMYMPNLFIIYAFTKTIVFAFVIATVPSYFGYFVKGGSLEVGRASTQAVVWTMVFIIISELILTQLILS
- a CDS encoding ABC transporter ATP-binding protein; amino-acid sequence: MIEVKDLKKSFGDVEVLKGISTTFEKGKTNLIIGQSGSGKTVFLKSLLNVYQPSSGEILFDGRDINVMNREEKQHLRSEIGTLFQGSALFDSLTVEENIMFPLDMFTNLTFREKKRRVFEVIGRVHLDKANRKFPSEISGGMQKRVAIARAIVNHPKYLFCDEPNSGLDPYTSNVIDDLLLEITKEYNTTTIINTHDMNSVMTIGEKIVYLRLGIKEWEGNKDILITAGNKNLIDFVYSSELFKELREYLLENNKTIENTITKIDDNEKIN
- a CDS encoding outer membrane beta-barrel protein; translation: MKKLISAAFIGFSVFASAQISLAGKANVLIPTSSASWKNLKTAATNAVEQKGKNITGFNVGLSLKIDLPTALYVMPEIYYTNFSNEVTVQNDVNAAQTTIKAKNSRVDIPVLVGVNVLGDLLSAYAGPVGSFNLAKSDNFDNFVQKVDAKEFTVGYQLGVQSEIKKIILSARYEGAFSKDQRKFINNVAGSSQEINYDNRSSLFLLGLGYKF